A window of the Henckelia pumila isolate YLH828 chromosome 3, ASM3356847v2, whole genome shotgun sequence genome harbors these coding sequences:
- the LOC140888532 gene encoding ethylene-responsive transcription factor ERN1-like: MEKNKSRNKFVGVRQRASGRWVAEIKDTTQKIRMWLGTFETAEEAARAYDEAACLLRGSNTRTNFVTSHLHSSQNSPLASRIRNLLNTKTKKSPNALNFKSQLEPCVTSTTAVTAAAAADTADCRDTSPATSADTTTATTTTTTTTATTIFECADDHSNYRMFEDVYKPDFSHFDLPWTEIVCGGGADDATMFDDNICLSEFERMKVERQISASLYAINGVQEYMDMESATDHHPTFMWDLPPICPLPC; encoded by the coding sequence ATGGAAAAGAACAAGAGCAGAAACAAATTTGTCGGAGTGAGGCAAAGGGCTTCTGGGAGATGGGTTGCTGAGATCAAAGACACCACGCAGAAGATCCGAATGTGGCTCGGCACGTTCGAGACGGCCGAAGAAGCCGCCCGCGCCTACGACGAGGCCGCCTGCCTCCTTCGCGGCTCCAACACCCGCACGAATTTCGTCACGTCTCATCTCCATTCCTCACAAAACTCTCCTCTTGCATCCAGGATCAGAAATCTCTTGAACACCAAGACAAAAAAATCGCCTAACGCCCTCAATTTTAAAAGCCAATTAGAACCATGCGTTACTAGTACTACTGCTGttactgctgctgctgctgctgatacTGCTGACTGTCGCGACACGAGCCCTGCTACCAGTGCAGATACTACTACtgctactactactactaccaCTACTACTGCTACCACAATTTTCGAGTGTGCTGATGATCATAGCAATTATAGGATGTTTGAAGATGTGTATAAGCCGGATTTCAGCCATTTTGATCTGCCCTGGACGGAGATTGTATGCGGGGGCGGGGCCGATGATGCCACGATGTTTGACGACAACATATGCTTGTCGGAATTCGAGCGGATGAAAGTCGAAAGACAGATATCAGCGTCGCTTTACGCCATCAATGGTGTGCAAGAATATATGGATATGGAGTCTGCCACTGATCATCACCCCACCTTCATGTGGGATCTTCCTCCTATATGTCCCCTTCCTTGTTAA